In one window of uncultured Desulfovibrio sp. DNA:
- a CDS encoding NADH-quinone oxidoreductase subunit M: protein MSVPVLSLLIFVPLAGGLSLLAVARRNEETIKLGALAVCLLELCLSFVALGRFDKSLWQMQLVENCAWIESLNINYALGVDGISVLFLPLTALITLMGVAVSYKSIKVKAKEFFISLLLLESAMVGVFCATDLMLFYIFWEAMLIPMFLLIGVWGGPRRIYATVKFFLYTLLGSLLMLLGIILLYLKGGHTFDIMALARNNFDPRLQLLLFWAFFAAFAVKVPMWPVHTWLPDAHTEAPTAASVILAGVLIKMGAYGFLRFSLPLFPYAAWVLLKPMLVLSVIAIVYGALVCLAQTDVKRLIAYSSVSHMGFVTLGLFALTQKGVEGSILQMINHGIVTGALFLGVGMLYDRTHTREIKVYGGLASVMPLLAAFFMVFTLAAVGLPGTNGFVGEFLILLGGFERAPWAAVVASSGLILGAWYMLWLYQRVFFRQVSETVRGLVGEKLDGREIAILLTMSLLIVGIGIFPNVLLEYMHATVEHLVADTQQAFAVFAAN from the coding sequence ATGTCTGTACCTGTTCTTTCCTTGCTCATCTTTGTGCCTCTGGCGGGTGGGCTTTCCCTGCTGGCTGTTGCGCGCCGCAACGAAGAAACCATCAAGCTGGGCGCGCTTGCCGTATGCCTGCTTGAGCTGTGCCTGAGCTTTGTGGCCCTGGGCCGCTTTGATAAAAGCCTGTGGCAGATGCAACTGGTGGAAAACTGCGCGTGGATTGAGAGCCTGAACATCAATTACGCTCTGGGCGTGGACGGCATAAGCGTGCTGTTTCTGCCCCTGACGGCCCTCATAACCCTGATGGGCGTGGCGGTGTCGTACAAAAGCATCAAGGTCAAGGCCAAGGAGTTTTTCATCAGCCTGCTGCTGCTTGAAAGCGCCATGGTGGGCGTGTTTTGCGCCACTGACCTCATGTTGTTTTACATTTTCTGGGAAGCCATGCTCATTCCCATGTTCCTGCTCATTGGCGTGTGGGGCGGGCCGCGCCGCATTTACGCCACGGTGAAGTTCTTTCTCTACACCCTGCTGGGCAGTTTGCTGATGCTGCTGGGCATCATCCTGCTGTACCTCAAGGGCGGGCATACCTTCGACATCATGGCGCTGGCGCGCAACAACTTTGACCCCCGGCTGCAACTGCTGCTGTTCTGGGCCTTTTTTGCCGCTTTTGCGGTCAAGGTGCCCATGTGGCCCGTGCACACGTGGCTGCCAGACGCGCATACCGAAGCGCCCACGGCGGCCTCGGTCATTCTGGCTGGCGTGCTGATCAAAATGGGGGCATACGGCTTTTTGCGCTTCTCGCTGCCGCTGTTTCCCTATGCCGCATGGGTGCTGCTCAAGCCCATGCTGGTGCTTTCCGTCATCGCCATCGTGTACGGAGCGCTGGTCTGCCTTGCGCAGACGGACGTCAAGCGGCTCATCGCCTACAGTTCCGTCAGCCATATGGGCTTTGTGACTCTGGGGCTTTTTGCGCTGACCCAAAAGGGCGTGGAGGGTTCCATTTTGCAGATGATCAACCACGGCATAGTGACGGGCGCGCTCTTTCTGGGCGTGGGCATGCTCTATGACCGCACCCACACGCGTGAGATCAAGGTATACGGGGGGCTGGCCTCGGTCATGCCCTTATTGGCGGCCTTTTTCATGGTCTTTACCCTTGCGGCTGTCGGCTTGCCCGGCACCAACGGTTTTGTGGGCGAATTCCTGATTCTGCTCGGCGGCTTTGAACGCGCGCCCTGGGCCGCGGTGGTGGCGTCTTCGGGCCTGATATTGGGCGCGTGGTATATGCTCTGGCTGTATCAGCGCGTGTTTTTCCGCCAGGTGTCTGAAACCGTGCGCGGCCTGGTCGGGGAAAAACTTGACGGGCGCGAGATAGCCATTTTGCTGACCATGAGCCTGCTTATTGTGGGCATCGGCATCTTCCCCAACGTGCTGCTGGAATACATGCACGCTACGGTGGAACATCTGGTGGCAGATACCCAGCAGGCCTTTGCGGTTTTTGCCGCAAACTAG
- a CDS encoding NADH-quinone oxidoreductase subunit N: MTAISVAPLSALPLLKELPALLPELTLLVTAIGLLCADMFFPRARAFLQWLTVVGAITAFAAIVAVSAGGGSVSFDGMFRADGFGALFKAICVVALAFTALMSESFFSHAQMRQGEYYCLAVCSTLGMCVMASAGDLIVLYLGLELMALPIYAMAALRTGDPRSSESAIKYFLMGSFASALLLFGMSLLYGLTGHTELVQIAAALPVAATGQTLPALVVALALMLAGMGFKVAAAPFHVWVPDVYEGAPTTVTAFMSVAAKTASFAVLARVLVMALPQLGAQWSGALALMAALTMLLGNIAAVMQTSLKRMLAYSAIAHAGYALLGLAACTADGLRATAAYLTIYLCMNMGAFAIMGYLAVYGKKQGNNPLADAGEDLDDYTGLATRHPTLAAAMLVFLFSLTGIPPTAGFMGKFMLFKEAFSAGYTVTVLVAVISSTISAWYYLGVARRMYMQEAPANHPAPIQAASGGAGVRAVLLCCLTGVVLWGVFPQTLLSWVHVFF; encoded by the coding sequence ATGACAGCCATATCCGTAGCGCCTCTTTCTGCCCTGCCATTGCTGAAAGAACTTCCGGCCCTGCTGCCGGAACTGACGCTCTTGGTCACGGCCATTGGCCTGCTGTGCGCCGATATGTTTTTTCCAAGGGCGCGGGCTTTTCTGCAATGGCTGACTGTAGTTGGTGCAATAACGGCTTTTGCAGCAATTGTAGCAGTTTCTGCGGGCGGCGGGAGTGTTTCTTTTGACGGAATGTTCCGCGCTGACGGTTTTGGAGCGCTCTTTAAAGCGATTTGCGTAGTAGCACTTGCTTTTACGGCGTTAATGAGCGAAAGTTTTTTTTCACATGCCCAAATGCGTCAGGGCGAATATTACTGCCTTGCAGTATGTTCAACACTGGGCATGTGCGTGATGGCTTCGGCTGGTGATCTCATTGTGCTCTATCTGGGGCTTGAGCTCATGGCCCTGCCCATTTACGCGATGGCGGCCCTGCGCACTGGCGATCCGCGCAGCAGCGAATCGGCCATCAAATATTTTTTGATGGGCAGTTTCGCGTCGGCTCTTTTGCTTTTTGGCATGTCCCTGCTGTACGGGCTTACCGGGCATACCGAGCTTGTGCAGATCGCTGCGGCACTGCCTGTTGCCGCAACCGGGCAGACCTTGCCCGCCCTGGTAGTTGCTTTGGCGCTCATGCTGGCAGGCATGGGGTTCAAGGTGGCTGCCGCGCCCTTCCACGTGTGGGTGCCTGATGTGTATGAAGGCGCGCCCACAACCGTGACCGCCTTTATGTCTGTGGCGGCCAAAACGGCCAGTTTCGCCGTGCTTGCGCGCGTACTGGTCATGGCCTTGCCGCAACTGGGCGCTCAGTGGAGCGGGGCGTTGGCCTTGATGGCCGCATTGACAATGCTTCTGGGCAATATCGCTGCCGTAATGCAGACAAGCCTTAAACGCATGCTGGCGTACTCGGCCATAGCTCACGCGGGTTATGCCCTCTTGGGACTTGCCGCGTGCACAGCCGACGGCCTGCGCGCCACGGCGGCGTATTTGACCATTTACCTGTGCATGAACATGGGTGCCTTTGCCATCATGGGCTACCTTGCCGTGTACGGGAAAAAACAGGGAAATAATCCTCTGGCTGATGCGGGTGAAGACCTGGATGACTATACAGGTCTTGCCACAAGGCATCCCACTCTTGCTGCGGCCATGCTGGTTTTTCTTTTTTCCCTGACGGGCATTCCGCCGACTGCGGGCTTTATGGGCAAATTCATGCTCTTTAAAGAAGCCTTTTCGGCAGGGTATACGGTAACGGTGCTTGTGGCTGTGATCAGCAGCACCATTTCCGCATGGTATTATCTTGGAGTGGCACGACGCATGTACATGCAGGAGGCCCCGGCAAATCACCCCGCACCCATACAGGCAGCTTCGGGCGGTGCGGGCGTGAGGGCTGTACTTCTGTGCTGTCTGACAGGTGTGGTGTTGTGGGGCGTGTTCCCGCAGACGCTGCTTTCGTGGGTGCATGTGTTTTTTTAG